The window aatttatttttatttaaatataatgaattgaaatagttaattaatccgttgtcccatttttttcgTGCGCACAAttggcacgatcggcacgatcggtacaatcggcacgaacgacataGTATTAACTCTAATAACTAGGTCGTTCATTCATCTGCAAAGCTTAGCTGGAAGGTTAGAGTTTCTAGTGTACCTTATTGATCTTTTTGTTATTGTGTTTTTCTATTCATCAAAATAGGAATAAATAAAAGCAATAAAAATAAGGAAGTCAGAGAATTGTGATGGAAGGAGTAAGGGATGTAGCTGAAAAAGAAATCGCTagaattgctgaagaaattatccaTGAAAAGTAGGAATGCAACAAAAATAAAGAACTAATTACTGATATAAATTCTGAAGAAAGTGCAGTAGAAAAATATGTGGAAAATGAAGGAATATGGAAGGTTGggtataatgaaagagaaaacctcattggacttaaaaatcaaatcacaaagctactgatgcatgcaaagaaatgagagattgttctcaacaaagagaaaatatagcaaataaccgtccaattgaatatacattatcttcaagattggaatctactgaagaaggaagaatacgaaaagatagtaaactgaTTAGTGTAAACAATGAAGGAGCTAATGAAGTCCCCCAAATCAAATAGCTATACTATCAGGAGAAATTCCAAGTATAAGGTAATGAATCTGGAAAAAGAATGCAGAAAAGAAAGCAAAAGATCATGCATAAAAggtcaaatctacttgggtgagtttaaaacaaaagttgagattctcaactctccttttgaatttaaatttcccACTGAAGTGGAGGAAAAATACgtcaaaaatgggaaaatgtatTTGTTGAGAACTACCGTGTATCTTTCCTAGACACTAAGgaatcactaatgaaacaatgaGAGCAGAAAGGACTGAAGAAGGTTTATACAAACATctatgatctctattttctacaattcatAAAGGGAACGAACTTGAatgatattctgaaaattgTGCATACTTATATTGaatccaactgtatgaagtttgagagatggtctgaagaattgaGTCTTCTAAGAAAgtcaaatatggttcaaacttaggaaCATCCCAACACAGATGTATAATGCAGAAACTCTAAGTTACTTTGTTAGTCTATTGGGgaaactattatatatggacccaattacacagggaggagagcaccttacttttgctagaataagcaataaagtgcatcctcaaaatacactgccaaagaacatgacaaTTATTGATATGAAGGAAAAACTCACAGTAAtgaaaatctcatatgaatggaggccaaacatGTGTGCTTTCTgtaatactttccaacatgttagtactaaatgtgcaaaagcaaTTGGGGAAGAACATGAAATCATGAAAGCCCAGGAAGCAAAACAACAGGAAAATGAAACGAAAAAAATCAAGAATGGAAGAGCATATTGTGAAAGTAAATGATAGtgataaaaaatacaaaaatgagaaaaatgcaGAAGAGGAAAGTAAGAAAGATTCGAGGGAAAATGAAAGTAGTgaaggaaagaaaataaatggaatcaaggtgaagaggaaaagaaaattttctataatgcGAAGGATCGGAAtggaaatgaaagatgaatctcgagttgttgttgaggaaactcaagaggaaaatacccaaaatttcaaagttgaagtagagaattctaaagccgataaaaaaaatttcaaaaccaaTGTGGAGTCTGAGCCTAAAGTTGAAGCCGAAGATAATGAAAACAAGAAcacataaattcaagttgaagataacaaagataaaagtcctgaaattctcagaaacaattctttctatcaaatcaaaacgagctcgtacaaagagagaattcaaaatgagaaacaacaatactcatcatcattTTCAATACAACCTCCTTTCATCGTCAGAGTAACGAGAAAAGGAAGAGGAATGGGAAGAATGTCTCTCAATGAAAACGGATGGCATGAGAAAATGCTATGCTGGGATAGTTAAGTTTGAATATAgttttttctgtttgtaatctctgttttttttttagaatatatgaaTGTTAccaattagttttttttaggatcttttgattgtcatccttaatcatagttagggttttctagctttgatttctaaccctcccacttttgggattttaatgaaatggttctaaccgtttttccaaaaaaaaatatatcgcaaattaagttttaaatatattgttatatatatataatataatttttaaaaaaatggttcatatatatatataatatatttatataaattatcatttagcTTGTACATTtacacgagtaatgatataaaaatgagaaaaaaattacggtaaaaatgtgataacatttttaatttactctcacatatatatatatatatccaaattaaccacagcactcaacccgacaattcagacattttaaaaaaaattaaacatcaaaacTTTAAAACGtctcgtgttcatcaaatttggtgtaaaaattaaaatataaaatgtcgttagcctagttagttaaaaagttgtacttgttttgttagattgcaaattcaaaatatacatataacatttttatttaatttttaaccgttttaagtttaagaGTGAGttaacccataatccgactcaagtatccattactctcacatatatccaaattaactacaactctttacccgacaatccgaacattttaaaaattaagcattattatatatagattataaaaataatgaatacaaatagaattatatatatatatatatataatatattaaaaaaattctataaaacacttatatattatgttaatataattaaattaattttttatttttaaaattgattaattcttggttaatgttttattttttttaatcaaataaagaaataaaagaaggaaTAAAagcaattatataaataatgtagaattattaatatataaatatttattgaagaacacttattattttaatatatttatattaaatttttattcttaatatttattaatttttaaattcttaatattgATTATATACTTCATTTATTAGccataaacaaaaatgaaataaggaAAATAAGGATTCTTATTCATATTCTTGACCAACGGTTTGACCTGTATAACcgtattcatttactcttataccaaaaatcaaattaattactttGACCGAACAATTTagatttaaacattattatatatatatatatatatatatatatatatatatatatatatatatatatatatttccgtTCAGAAATACTCAAacttttaaaatgtataaacgtcgctaaaatactaaaacttttaaaatgtataaacgTCGCTAAAATACTCAAacttttaaaatgtataaacgTCGCTAAAATACTAAAACCAGTATTATTGTCAAGACGTTATTATTTGTCATTGGTCCATAGTCTCTTCTTATtagagaaataaaaacaaaaataaaatgttggTCTACTATATCTCATGCATAATGAGTTGTACACCAAATTGAGGTTGAATGGTGAGGACATAATATGGGGCATGGATATAATTAGGAGACAGCTCGAATGCGAATCGTTGAAGGATCATAGCTATAGTCATCTTTGCCTCTAGCATCGAGAAATTCTGTCCAACGCAAACTCTCGGCCCGCAACTAAACGGGAAATACGAGACTTGACCTTTTGTAGCCTTCAATATTCCTTCCGCGAATCGCTCTGGCTTGAATTCTTTTGCGTCGTCTCCCCAAATCTCTTTGTCTTGATGGACAAATATGATGGGTAAATTTATTGATGTCCCAGCTTGCAAATGAAGTGATTCTCCTAGTTTCACATCTTCCTTAATGAACCTATTGAGTTCAGCCGCCGGAGGAAAAATCCTTAGCACCTCGTACAATATCATTGTTACCTTAGAAATACATGAGAATAATCAGCAACAAACTGGCATGTTAGCATGTACAAGGGATGGGAGAGTTTAAGGTTAAATTTACTTACAATCTTAAGGCGGTTGAGCCCATCGAAATCTGGTTTGTTATTCTTCCCAAATACCTGTAAAACTTCTTCTCTTGCTCGATGTTGCCATTCTTGATGTTGAGATAATAGGTACATTGTCCAAAGGAGTAAAGACGAGGTGGTTTCCTGACCGGCGAAATAGAAGAGCTTGCATTCTTCTACTACGTCTTTAATAGTCATTCCCATATTAATCTTCTTCCCATGTTTACTAACAGCTTGGTGTTGATTAGCCTCTCTGTTGTTGCATTCTAGTAATATGTTCAACAAATCTTCTTTGTTAGCTTCTCCAGCTTCCAAATCCTTCATTCTTCTCTTGATTAGATCAATTAGTAAATCAtctaattctttatatataCTCTTCATTCTCATGTTTCTCTTTGTGGGTAGAAACCTACATTAATTGATCATAACAGAGcatgtttataattttacaagtttatttaCCTTAAAAAGAGAGGTTATATATATACCTCGATCCTGGAATGTATATCGATCTTAGAGCTTGAGTAAGGAGGTCAGCTTGTATTTGGAGAAGTTTAAATATCTTCCTTCCTTGTTCGTAGGAGTTCCCGAAAGCTGTTCGAGAAATGGCATCAGCAGTCAAGGATTGGAAGTATGGCCATATGTCCAACTCTTTTGAGGTCTTCATTGCCTTTTGCCATGCAGTTATCATGTCACCACAACTCACTTGAAATGCTGGAAGCATAAGCTACATAGATTTCGATTCGAGTCTTTACAACCAGAAcatttaccaaaaaaataaaaaattattatgttaccTTTAACTTCTCCATATGAAAAGCAGGGTTGACAATTTTTCTGTGTTTGGTCCATTGATCAAGATCATAGGTAGCAACTCCAGTAACCAAAAGTTTGGTGAGAGGATTCGTTTGGGCCTTGAGATAGTTGAAATTCTTTGACAGCACCTCCTTTATTAGATCTGGTTCCATTATGTATACTCTTGGTATGTTTGCAATCCATATAAATGTGTTCTTACCTagcattttcaaataattaagttttgtaAATGGTTCATGTTTGTAGACTCAAAATTATGACTATAATAATGACATGAGTTATTGTGTTCTACTCCAAActtttatttggaccaatttattatttgaggttgaatttggatttttttggCCAAATTGGctcaaactataaatattttagtctcatcttatttttacttaaattttcgtttttataattaatttgtcacgtttttaaatgtaatatatttaagaacattttatatgtatttttttaaaattaaatattattttcgagATTTACACCTTCTAATTTGTCTAACTTGATATGAGTGAATACATAATATGTAATATGAggaaatatttaagaaaaattgaaGAGAGATATATAGGTTTggtatttatttatcttttaaacttctaatgatataattttgtgtatattcTATTAATTTGGacctatttatattttaaattaaatatttttttgagatatATGCATTCAAAATTGTCGAATATAATTTGAATACCTTGAAAATGtgtaatatatgaaaataatttaaaaaatcttgctattatgtttttataaatgtgGTTAAAGTAAGAAGATGGCATTGATTTATTGTGAGAAATTGAAGTCAAATATATCATCGTTCAAAATCCGAGCCTTagttttatcaaaaacatagTAAGTACCATAGGTTTGGACGTTCTGGTGAAGAAATGGAAAGATGCGTTTAAGAATGTCGTCTGAAAAGGTAATGGGAGCGGAACGTGCCTGCTTGATTGCAGCAGAGTAATCTTTGAGATCGCCATACATAATTCTATATGGATTTCCCCTGAATCCTTGACTTGCTAGATGCTTCTCCATCCTCTTGGGTTTCAACCAAATCCATTCTAGAAACTTCCATCCATACCATACCGCCATCGCCAACGCTACCGCGACCATGTACGAAGCATCCATCTTTCAGAGAGATCTAGATTAGATAGATGTGGTTTTAGACAGGTTCACACCATGCATGCATTTATATATGTAGACTCAATGGCAAAAAGGGAATTAATTTACATGGATATAgataatcttaatttatttctatttttaaaatagttgagTTTACAATaattaggccttgtttgatactaaataaatcttatttgatgtcaaagtttaatatttagataagatgatctatatatattggagatttactattttaaaataatattagctTATTTTAGTATCTtgctacatcaaacaagctcttaaatatatggaatagatatatttacataattgataatataaatattatatattaaatcttCTGTTAATCAATTAAtggtatatgtatatattaaataaatataaactttataccattaacttctatttttaatattattatatattttttattagtatttatatatacatattataaatatataatcaaataataaatatttacattttataataattatttttaccttttaatttatataaaatattaatttattcaatctatataaaaattaaatatacataaaatatattaattagctactttttaaaagtataacaatttattaatttaaaaaaacatatataataaactaataattaatatcataatgataacatcttacattataaaaaacaaaaacaaaaattaataacataatgaatggttttaaaaacatataaattgaaaaataatataatgatttttgaCAATTCAAATGTGTTTGAATAGGTGATCTTGAGTTCAAAATGGTAAAAAGAAACCTACCAAACTAGTTATAGGGAAAGTATGTAATATTAAGCTCGgatatagggaaatttgatcaaaacttttttacaatatattttGAACACAGTTGAAATTATTCTTAGTCCATAGTAATTGGTAAACAAtaccaaataataattgatcatcTACATACTACATGACTGAAATagtgaaaaaataatacaaatcatGTAATTGAGTCTCCATACcaaagattaaattaaataactcattattgaaaatatgaaaaacaatttCAGATCCGATAAGTTTGTCTTCTTTGTTGTTAAGATAAGGACGGGGATGGACAcgaattagagaaaaaaatcacCAACACTATGAGTGATAATTTCTAACCCGACACAAAAATACGACCCGAACCGAACACGAAAAAAATAGGTTtgcttcatttattttttagagtTGGGTTAAAATGAGATTGACACGTCTAACCTAAGAGTGTAAACGAGTCAAGCTGCTCGTGAGTAGGTCGGTCAAAGGTTGACCCGAGCTAGGTAAAATCCGTTTGACCGAGCTCGAGATGAGTTCGAGTAGCTCGAACTTTATATTTGTTGTCGAGTAgctcgttatatatatataaatatatatatatatatatatatatattattatgatgttttctaAGATTCGTTGTAGAGTCTGTTGGGAGAAGTTAATCATTCTTTTCGAAGATTTACGAGTtcgataacttattaagtattttttttttcatgcaatGTTTTGTCGTTTTCCTTAAaggatttttttcatttttaatatacacaacaaaattataatataatatataacaaatcaAACCTTAATTTCTCTCCTCCTtccatttttaaatagttaGCTCATCTCTCTCTTCTCATTCCATCATGTTTTCTCCTCCTTCCATTCCCAGTCAAActcatttatcttcttcttctattcCCAACCAAACGGCCTAAtccttctctcttcttctttcattttcaaactgTAAAActcctctctctttcttctcttttctcCATTTTCAGATTTTATTTCCATCAAAAGATATTATAGAggtgtatatttttttagattctaCTATTAACGGGTAGTTTTTTCATAGTCTTACTTTTAATcttgtaaaatttgaaaatta is drawn from Impatiens glandulifera chromosome 3, dImpGla2.1, whole genome shotgun sequence and contains these coding sequences:
- the LOC124929704 gene encoding cytochrome P450 CYP72A219-like, which codes for MDASYMVAVALAMAVWYGWKFLEWIWLKPKRMEKHLASQGFRGNPYRIMYGDLKDYSAAIKQARSAPITFSDDILKRIFPFLHQNVQTYGKNTFIWIANIPRVYIMEPDLIKEVLSKNFNYLKAQTNPLTKLLVTGVATYDLDQWTKHRKIVNPAFHMEKLKLMLPAFQVSCGDMITAWQKAMKTSKELDIWPYFQSLTADAISRTAFGNSYEQGRKIFKLLQIQADLLTQALRSIYIPGSRFLPTKRNMRMKSIYKELDDLLIDLIKRRMKDLEAGEANKEDLLNILLECNNREANQHQAVSKHGKKINMGMTIKDVVEECKLFYFAGQETTSSLLLWTMYLLSQHQEWQHRAREEVLQVFGKNNKPDFDGLNRLKIVTMILYEVLRIFPPAAELNRFIKEDVKLGESLHLQAGTSINLPIIFVHQDKEIWGDDAKEFKPERFAEGILKATKGQVSYFPFSCGPRVCVGQNFSMLEAKMTIAMILQRFAFELSPNYIHAPYYVLTIQPQFGVQLIMHEI